One genomic segment of Sorex araneus isolate mSorAra2 chromosome X, mSorAra2.pri, whole genome shotgun sequence includes these proteins:
- the PCYOX1 gene encoding prenylcysteine oxidase 1 isoform X2 codes for MRRGPATVWRSGQSAALGGDMGRTARPLLSSLLGLGLLLLLCSWGCPGNAHRRPPPPIIGAGIGGTSAAVYLRQKFGRSVKIDVFERGEVGGRLATTVVQGQEYESGGAVIHPLNLHMKRFVKDLGLPTLQLSGGVTGVYNGEKMVFEESSWFIVNILKLIWHYGLQSLRMHMWVEDVLDKFMRIYRLQANDYAFSSVEKLLHSLGGDEFLEILNQTLNETLHKAGFSQNFISEIVAPIMRVNYGQSTNINGFVGAVSMASTDSGLWSVEGGNKLVCSGLLETSESNLIHGSVMFIEDKTKIKKPGDPRRTYEVVYQVGSETYSDTYEVILVATPLIREIANITFLNFDPPIEEFHQQYQHIVTTFVKGKLNTYLFCPKCRDGFGYSTILTTDKSKLLVNSIGIVTSVYEPSYIQPSKDGTGIWKMFARQTLNKHQVSRLFNSYIYASKQPWLAYPRYQPPEKCPSIVLHDQVYYLNSIECAASAMEMSAISAHNVALLLYHRWNGYDGMIDQEGLYERLKIEL; via the exons ATGCGCCGCGGCCCAGCCACTGTCTGGCGTTCGGGTCAGTCTGCGGCGCTTGGCGGAGACATGGGGCGCACGGCCCGGCCGCTCCTCTCGTCgcttctggggctggggctgctgctgctgctgtgcagCTGGGGGTGCCCTGGCAATGCCCATCGGCGGCCCCCGCCGC CAATCATTGGAGCCGGTATTGGTGGCACATCAGCTGCTGTTTATCTACGACAGAAATTTGGCAGGAGTGTGAAGATTGACGTGTTTGAAAGAGGAGAGGTGGGAGGCCGTCTGGCCACCACGGTTGTGCAAGGGCAAGAATATGAGTCGGGAGGTGCTGTCATCCATCCTCTTAATCTGCACATGAAGCGCTTTGTCAAGGACTTGG GTCTTCCGACTCTTCAGCTCTCTGGTGGCGTTACCGGGGTGTATAATGGAGAGAAAATGGTGTTTGAGGAGAGCTCCTGGTTTATAGTGAACATTCTTAAACTAATTTGGCATTATGGACTTCAGTCCCTTCGAATGCATATGTGGGTAGAAGATGTATTAGATAAGTTTATGAG GATCTACCGCCTCCAAGCCAATGATTATGCCTTCAGTAGCGTAGAGAAGTTGCTACATTCTCTAGGAGGGGATGAGTTCCTTGAAATACTTAACCAGACACTTAATGAGACCTTGCATAAAGCCGGCTTCTCTCAGAATTTCATCAGTGAAATTGTTGCTCCCATCATGAGAGTCAATTATGGTCAAAGCACCAACATCAATGGCTTTGTGG GAGCGGTGTCAATGGCTTCTACTGATTCTGGCCTTTGGTCAGTAGAAGGTGGCAACAAACTTGTTTGCTCAGGGCTCCTTGAGACTTCTGAAAGCAACCTCATACATGGCTCAGTAATGTTCATAGAGGATAAGACAAAGATCAAGAAACCAG gAGATCCCAGAAGGACGTATGAAGTGGTTTACCAAGTTGGGTCTGAGACTTACTCAGACACCTATGAAGTTATCTTGGTGGCCACTCCATTGATTCGAGAAATAGCCAATATAACTTTTCTCAACTTTGATCCTCCAATTGAGGAATTCCATCAACAGTACCAACATATAGTGACAACTTTCGTGAAGGGGAAGTTGAACACATATTTGTTTTGTCCTAAATGCAGAGATGGTTTTGGCTACAGTACCATCTTAACCACTGACAAATCAAAGTTGCTTGTCAACAGCATTGGAATTGTGACCTCTGTATATGAACCGAGTTATATCCAACCATCAAAAGATGGGACAGGTATTTGGAAGATGTTTGCCCGACAGACTCTGAATAAACATCAAGTTTCAAGGCTCTTTAATAGCTACATATATGCTTCGAAGCAACCGTGGCTCGCATATCCTCGCTATCAACCTCCAGAGAAATGTCCCTCCATCGTACTCCATGATCAGGTTTACTACCTCAATAGCATCGAGTGTGCGGCGAGTGCCATGGAAATGAGTGCCATCTCAGCCCACAATGTTGCTCTCCTGCTTTATCACCGCTGGAATGGGTACGACGGCATGATTGACCAAGAAGGGCTATATGAGAGGCTTAAAATAGAACTGTGA
- the SNRPG gene encoding small nuclear ribonucleoprotein G isoform X2, protein MKLNGGRHVQGILRGFDPFMNLVIDECVEMATSGQQNNIGMVVIRGNSIIMLEALERV, encoded by the exons A TGAAATTGAATGGCGGCAGACATGTCCAAGGAATACTTCGAGGATTTGATCCCTTTATGAATCTTGTGATAGATGAATGTGTGGAGATGGCAACAAGTGGGCAACAGAATAATATTGGAATGGTG gtaATACGAGGAAATAGTATCATCATGTTAGAAGCCTTGGAACGAGTATAG
- the PCYOX1 gene encoding prenylcysteine oxidase 1 isoform X1, producing the protein MRRGPATVWRSGQSAALGGDMGRTARPLLSSLLGLGLLLLLCSWGCPGNAHRRPPPRKIAIIGAGIGGTSAAVYLRQKFGRSVKIDVFERGEVGGRLATTVVQGQEYESGGAVIHPLNLHMKRFVKDLGLPTLQLSGGVTGVYNGEKMVFEESSWFIVNILKLIWHYGLQSLRMHMWVEDVLDKFMRIYRLQANDYAFSSVEKLLHSLGGDEFLEILNQTLNETLHKAGFSQNFISEIVAPIMRVNYGQSTNINGFVGAVSMASTDSGLWSVEGGNKLVCSGLLETSESNLIHGSVMFIEDKTKIKKPGDPRRTYEVVYQVGSETYSDTYEVILVATPLIREIANITFLNFDPPIEEFHQQYQHIVTTFVKGKLNTYLFCPKCRDGFGYSTILTTDKSKLLVNSIGIVTSVYEPSYIQPSKDGTGIWKMFARQTLNKHQVSRLFNSYIYASKQPWLAYPRYQPPEKCPSIVLHDQVYYLNSIECAASAMEMSAISAHNVALLLYHRWNGYDGMIDQEGLYERLKIEL; encoded by the exons ATGCGCCGCGGCCCAGCCACTGTCTGGCGTTCGGGTCAGTCTGCGGCGCTTGGCGGAGACATGGGGCGCACGGCCCGGCCGCTCCTCTCGTCgcttctggggctggggctgctgctgctgctgtgcagCTGGGGGTGCCCTGGCAATGCCCATCGGCGGCCCCCGCCGCGTAAGATCG CAATCATTGGAGCCGGTATTGGTGGCACATCAGCTGCTGTTTATCTACGACAGAAATTTGGCAGGAGTGTGAAGATTGACGTGTTTGAAAGAGGAGAGGTGGGAGGCCGTCTGGCCACCACGGTTGTGCAAGGGCAAGAATATGAGTCGGGAGGTGCTGTCATCCATCCTCTTAATCTGCACATGAAGCGCTTTGTCAAGGACTTGG GTCTTCCGACTCTTCAGCTCTCTGGTGGCGTTACCGGGGTGTATAATGGAGAGAAAATGGTGTTTGAGGAGAGCTCCTGGTTTATAGTGAACATTCTTAAACTAATTTGGCATTATGGACTTCAGTCCCTTCGAATGCATATGTGGGTAGAAGATGTATTAGATAAGTTTATGAG GATCTACCGCCTCCAAGCCAATGATTATGCCTTCAGTAGCGTAGAGAAGTTGCTACATTCTCTAGGAGGGGATGAGTTCCTTGAAATACTTAACCAGACACTTAATGAGACCTTGCATAAAGCCGGCTTCTCTCAGAATTTCATCAGTGAAATTGTTGCTCCCATCATGAGAGTCAATTATGGTCAAAGCACCAACATCAATGGCTTTGTGG GAGCGGTGTCAATGGCTTCTACTGATTCTGGCCTTTGGTCAGTAGAAGGTGGCAACAAACTTGTTTGCTCAGGGCTCCTTGAGACTTCTGAAAGCAACCTCATACATGGCTCAGTAATGTTCATAGAGGATAAGACAAAGATCAAGAAACCAG gAGATCCCAGAAGGACGTATGAAGTGGTTTACCAAGTTGGGTCTGAGACTTACTCAGACACCTATGAAGTTATCTTGGTGGCCACTCCATTGATTCGAGAAATAGCCAATATAACTTTTCTCAACTTTGATCCTCCAATTGAGGAATTCCATCAACAGTACCAACATATAGTGACAACTTTCGTGAAGGGGAAGTTGAACACATATTTGTTTTGTCCTAAATGCAGAGATGGTTTTGGCTACAGTACCATCTTAACCACTGACAAATCAAAGTTGCTTGTCAACAGCATTGGAATTGTGACCTCTGTATATGAACCGAGTTATATCCAACCATCAAAAGATGGGACAGGTATTTGGAAGATGTTTGCCCGACAGACTCTGAATAAACATCAAGTTTCAAGGCTCTTTAATAGCTACATATATGCTTCGAAGCAACCGTGGCTCGCATATCCTCGCTATCAACCTCCAGAGAAATGTCCCTCCATCGTACTCCATGATCAGGTTTACTACCTCAATAGCATCGAGTGTGCGGCGAGTGCCATGGAAATGAGTGCCATCTCAGCCCACAATGTTGCTCTCCTGCTTTATCACCGCTGGAATGGGTACGACGGCATGATTGACCAAGAAGGGCTATATGAGAGGCTTAAAATAGAACTGTGA
- the FAM136A gene encoding protein FAM136A — protein sequence MAEVQQLRVQEAVDSMVKSLERENIRKMQSVMFRCSASCCEDTQATMQQVHQCIERCHAPLAQAQALVTGELEKFQDRLARCTMHCNDKAKDSMDAGSKELQVKRQLESCVTKCVDDHMHLIPTMTKKMKESLSSIAK from the exons ATGGCGGAGGTGCAGCAGCTCCGGGTGCAGGAGGCCGTGGACTCCATGGTGAAGAGCCTGGAGCGCGAGAACATCCGGAAGATGCAG aGTGTCATGTTCCGGTGcagtgccagctgctgtgagGACACCCAGGCGACCATGCAGCAGGTGCACCAGTGCATTGAGCGCTGCCATGCACCGCTGGCCCAAGCCCAGGCCCTGGTGActggggagctggagaagttccag GACCGCCTGGCCCGGTGCACTATGCATTGCAACGACAAAGCCAAAGATTCAATGGATGCAGGGAGTAAAGAGCTTCAGGTGAAACGACAGCTGGAGAGTTGTGTGACCAAGTGTGTGGATGACCACATGCATCTCATCCCAACCATGACCAAAAAGATGAAAGAGTCTCTCTCATCCATTGCAAAATAG
- the SNRPG gene encoding small nuclear ribonucleoprotein G isoform X1 has translation MSKAHPPELKKFMDKKLSLKLNGGRHVQGILRGFDPFMNLVIDECVEMATSGQQNNIGMVVIRGNSIIMLEALERV, from the exons ATGAGCAAAGCTCACCCCCCGGAGCTGAAAAA gtttATGGACAAGAAGTTATCAT TGAAATTGAATGGCGGCAGACATGTCCAAGGAATACTTCGAGGATTTGATCCCTTTATGAATCTTGTGATAGATGAATGTGTGGAGATGGCAACAAGTGGGCAACAGAATAATATTGGAATGGTG gtaATACGAGGAAATAGTATCATCATGTTAGAAGCCTTGGAACGAGTATAG